Proteins from one Chroococcidiopsis sp. CCMEE 29 genomic window:
- a CDS encoding type II toxin-antitoxin system HicA family toxin encodes MGRLSNISGKVAVKIFEKFGYVLDHQTGSHMILWHESKPTLSIPNHRELAPGLLRSLIRQAGLAVDEFLEKN; translated from the coding sequence ATGGGGCGTTTGTCAAATATTTCAGGCAAGGTAGCTGTCAAGATTTTTGAGAAGTTTGGCTATGTGTTAGATCATCAAACTGGCAGCCACATGATTCTTTGGCACGAATCAAAACCGACTTTATCGATTCCGAATCACCGAGAATTAGCGCCTGGACTGCTAAGAAGCTTGATTCGACAGGCAGGACTTGCGGTAGATGAGTTTCTTGAAAAGAATTAA
- a CDS encoding sugar transferase, producing the protein MTATTTTSSLSNNSQLDLRAPLLTRLRRGTGGRWLRNIILILLDASGLYMAWRIAEFYETAIDSFLNLQQNSAFLLSIITLQIGLIAAQGLYTSGQKRCDYFSLIKTITFSYLLLFALFYQSPNVVSRSNFILSWILSVALTCIARFGVNTAIRYIRKRGAVCYPAFLICRPEEKEKAANLIGIENCYNLLGWTDINSLLVDQLSFDTTLERISSLGVSEVFVCSWAAIKSRMFLYWNLRNAGITLHILPIDLESVEQKLELRMLGGIPALKLSPPLITGSDFLVKRCFDFFCATFFVIAAAPLYLFIASLIKLDSPGPVFYKQTRIGLHGKPFKVWKFRTMVVNADRLQKDLEASNEMKDGVLFKMKNDPRITRVGKFLRRYSLDELPQLFNVIFGEMSLVGPRPLPVRDVEKFSEKHFIRHKVLPGITGLWQVSGRSEITDFEKVVGLDVTYMENWSLGLDLQILLQTITVVLGKRGAY; encoded by the coding sequence ATGACGGCTACTACTACTACTTCTTCCTTATCAAACAATTCTCAGCTAGACTTGCGCGCGCCCCTACTTACACGGTTACGTCGAGGAACTGGTGGAAGGTGGCTTCGAAACATTATACTTATTTTGCTAGATGCCAGTGGTTTGTATATGGCATGGCGAATAGCTGAGTTTTATGAAACTGCCATAGATTCTTTTTTGAATCTACAGCAAAACTCAGCTTTTTTATTATCAATTATTACGCTTCAAATTGGTTTAATTGCAGCCCAAGGACTTTATACTTCGGGGCAAAAGCGTTGTGACTATTTTAGCCTTATTAAGACCATCACGTTTTCCTATTTGCTGCTCTTCGCGTTATTCTATCAATCACCTAACGTTGTTTCACGCTCTAATTTTATTCTGTCTTGGATCTTGAGTGTAGCTCTTACTTGCATTGCTAGATTTGGTGTAAACACTGCTATTAGATATATTCGTAAACGAGGTGCAGTTTGTTATCCTGCATTCCTCATTTGCCGTCCGGAAGAAAAGGAAAAGGCTGCCAATTTAATTGGTATAGAAAATTGTTATAACCTCCTTGGATGGACAGATATTAACTCTCTATTAGTGGATCAACTTAGTTTTGATACTACCTTAGAACGGATATCTAGTTTAGGAGTTTCAGAAGTTTTTGTCTGTTCGTGGGCAGCTATTAAAAGTCGCATGTTCCTTTACTGGAATTTGAGGAATGCAGGTATTACGTTACATATTCTGCCCATTGACTTAGAAAGTGTTGAACAAAAGTTAGAGCTGAGGATGTTAGGTGGAATACCTGCGCTCAAACTTTCTCCACCTTTAATTACAGGTAGTGATTTTTTAGTAAAGCGGTGCTTTGATTTTTTTTGTGCTACTTTCTTCGTCATAGCAGCGGCACCCCTCTATTTGTTTATTGCTTCGCTGATCAAACTAGATTCTCCAGGTCCAGTTTTTTACAAGCAAACTCGTATTGGTCTACATGGAAAACCTTTTAAAGTCTGGAAATTCCGCACTATGGTTGTTAATGCAGATCGGCTTCAAAAGGATTTAGAAGCGAGTAATGAAATGAAAGATGGGGTTCTCTTTAAAATGAAAAATGACCCTCGTATTACTCGTGTCGGTAAGTTTCTTCGGCGTTATAGTTTGGACGAGTTGCCGCAACTGTTTAATGTCATTTTTGGCGAAATGAGTTTAGTAGGTCCTCGCCCTTTACCTGTTAGAGATGTAGAGAAGTTTTCTGAAAAACATTTCATTCGTCACAAAGTTTTACCTGGCATTACAGGTCTTTGGCAAGTCTCTGGTCGGTCAGAAATTACCGATTTTGAAAAAGTAGTAGGTCTGGATGTAACCTACATGGAAAACTGGTCACTCGGGTTAGACTTGCAAATTTTGCTACAAACAATCACTGTGGTTCTGGGAAAAAGAGGTGCTTATTAG
- a CDS encoding glycosyltransferase family 9 protein, whose translation MRVVALVPGGIGDQILFFPTLDDLKRYYPDTQIDVVVEPQSKGAYRVCKSVHEVIPFDFKNRNSLADWVNLVGVIRDREYDVAIFLGQHRFVSLLLWLTGISTRIGYSGPGNMFLTNSVPLKTEQYAAAMYHDLLKGLGINTPCPELAINVPKLDIDWAESEQKRLGIQETGYVLIHGGSSQVAPVRGIDKIYPLEKWKQIIQDFQQRQPDLPIVVIQEPEDEQLLQELLQSFTEIKVTSPADIGKLAAMIASANLMLCTDSAPMHLAVAVQTYTIALFGPTESQKFLPASDRFIEIKSPTGRMADISPQAVLERVWGG comes from the coding sequence ATGCGAGTAGTAGCCTTAGTCCCTGGCGGGATTGGCGACCAAATTCTATTCTTTCCCACCTTGGATGACCTGAAGCGGTATTACCCCGACACTCAGATAGATGTTGTGGTGGAACCCCAATCAAAGGGTGCCTACCGGGTGTGTAAGTCAGTTCATGAAGTCATCCCCTTTGATTTTAAAAACCGCAACAGTTTGGCAGACTGGGTCAATTTAGTCGGTGTGATTCGCGATCGCGAATACGATGTTGCCATTTTTCTAGGACAACACCGGTTTGTGAGTCTATTGTTGTGGCTAACTGGAATTTCCACACGCATTGGCTACAGTGGTCCGGGAAACATGTTTCTCACCAACTCCGTGCCACTTAAAACAGAGCAGTATGCCGCTGCTATGTACCACGACTTGCTAAAAGGATTAGGCATCAACACTCCTTGTCCAGAGCTAGCAATCAATGTGCCTAAACTAGATATTGATTGGGCAGAAAGCGAACAGAAGCGGCTGGGAATTCAAGAAACTGGCTATGTTCTGATTCACGGAGGTTCGAGCCAGGTAGCTCCGGTTAGAGGGATTGATAAAATTTATCCACTAGAAAAGTGGAAGCAAATTATTCAAGACTTCCAACAACGGCAGCCAGATTTGCCAATTGTGGTGATTCAGGAACCAGAGGATGAGCAACTGCTGCAAGAGCTGTTGCAGTCTTTTACTGAGATTAAAGTAACCTCCCCAGCTGATATTGGGAAGTTAGCGGCAATGATTGCTAGTGCAAATCTGATGCTATGTACGGATAGTGCGCCAATGCATCTAGCGGTGGCAGTGCAGACCTACACTATCGCTTTATTTGGACCGACAGAATCACAAAAATTCTTACCTGCGAGCGATCGCTTTATCGAAATTAAATCCCCCACGGGTCGAATGGCAGACATCTCACCTCAAGCCGTTTTGGAGCGTGTTTGGGGTGGCTAG
- a CDS encoding type II toxin-antitoxin system HicB family antitoxin — translation MKVKAIVHPAEEGGYWAEVPALPGCITEGDTWEELMANLKDAIEGWLEVAHNSQPLEDTAQDEDS, via the coding sequence ATGAAGGTTAAAGCAATTGTTCATCCTGCAGAAGAAGGTGGATACTGGGCAGAAGTTCCCGCCCTACCTGGCTGTATTACTGAGGGTGATACCTGGGAAGAATTGATGGCTAATCTTAAAGATGCTATTGAAGGATGGCTTGAGGTCGCCCATAACAGCCAGCCGTTGGAGGACACAGCCCAAGATGAAGATAGCTGA
- the ispD gene encoding 2-C-methyl-D-erythritol 4-phosphate cytidylyltransferase — MHLLIPAAGMGRRMGSERNKLLLTLRSLPLITWTLLAVEASRSISWIGIIAQPIDWSELKEILATLSFTKHVQLIEGGATRQESVYNGLQALPPEAKQVLIHDGARCLATPELFDRCAEAILQCSGLIAAVAVKDTIKVVDRTGLIQSTPDRRQLWAAQTPQAFDVQLLKQCHAKGRDRGWEVTDDAALFEKCGLPVRIVQGEETNLKLTTPVDLAIAEFILEQRLGKG, encoded by the coding sequence GTGCATTTATTAATTCCAGCAGCTGGGATGGGGCGGCGGATGGGCAGCGAGCGCAACAAACTTCTGTTGACATTGCGCTCGCTACCTTTGATTACTTGGACTTTGCTAGCAGTTGAGGCATCGCGTTCCATCAGTTGGATAGGCATTATTGCCCAACCAATTGACTGGTCAGAGCTGAAAGAAATTTTAGCAACGCTATCCTTTACCAAACACGTACAACTGATTGAGGGAGGAGCCACCCGCCAGGAATCAGTCTACAACGGTTTGCAAGCACTACCACCAGAAGCAAAGCAAGTTTTGATTCATGATGGAGCCAGGTGTCTTGCCACGCCAGAGCTGTTCGATCGGTGTGCCGAGGCAATTCTCCAGTGTTCTGGTTTGATTGCTGCTGTGGCGGTGAAGGACACGATTAAAGTTGTAGATCGGACTGGGTTGATTCAAAGTACACCAGATCGGCGACAACTGTGGGCAGCTCAAACTCCCCAGGCATTTGATGTACAGCTATTGAAACAGTGCCACGCCAAAGGTCGCGATCGAGGTTGGGAAGTTACTGACGATGCAGCATTGTTTGAAAAGTGCGGTCTACCAGTGCGAATTGTCCAGGGAGAGGAAACAAATTTAAAGTTGACAACTCCAGTTGATTTAGCGATCGCCGAATTTATCCTTGAACAACGCTTGGGAAAAGGGTAA
- a CDS encoding DUF3177 family protein produces the protein MQNEIWFRPLIWMDYRLALLFTVAIPLILLLWAFVQKAEAMQRLLTIYWRVASLLAISIYLLIAGLPVGFISGIIARVLIPIALWFWIDLNEEIEDQPNGALKLTFNSWRWAVTLYNILGAIAQIPVLQCAFSQKANAIPLCQAWSEPALLFREYFHPNSTPQFLGFLGIVGLIAYVLCLGYFVLVKLGKQGRSALPQ, from the coding sequence ATGCAAAACGAAATTTGGTTTCGACCGCTGATCTGGATGGATTATCGACTAGCGCTATTGTTCACCGTAGCTATTCCCCTGATTTTGCTGCTGTGGGCATTTGTCCAAAAAGCAGAAGCAATGCAACGTTTATTAACGATTTACTGGCGAGTGGCAAGTTTGCTAGCGATTTCGATCTACCTGTTGATCGCTGGATTACCGGTAGGATTTATTTCAGGGATAATAGCTCGCGTTCTCATTCCCATAGCGCTGTGGTTTTGGATTGATCTCAACGAAGAAATTGAGGATCAACCCAATGGAGCTTTAAAACTTACTTTCAACTCTTGGCGTTGGGCGGTTACTCTATACAATATTTTGGGCGCGATCGCTCAGATACCTGTCTTGCAGTGTGCTTTTTCGCAAAAGGCGAACGCCATTCCCCTATGCCAAGCTTGGTCAGAGCCTGCCTTACTCTTTAGAGAATATTTCCATCCCAATTCCACTCCCCAATTTTTAGGTTTTCTTGGCATTGTTGGTTTGATAGCTTACGTGCTTTGCTTAGGCTATTTTGTTTTAGTCAAGCTAGGTAAGCAAGGACGTTCTGCACTTCCACAATGA
- a CDS encoding polysaccharide biosynthesis tyrosine autokinase encodes MESTEAIDLDFHKIWLILKRRWLPAVSVFSSVVGLAILAVLLQKPVYKAEGKLLLKKIDQASAATGLGEQIGELNALAQQSNPLKTETEVIRSIPLAQKSITELNLKDEDGAPLEPEDFLKKLKIKQLAATDVLQLSYQSTDPEEGAAVVNKLMDTYIENNVLTNRAEAVAAVEFIAKQLPKTEATVRQAEAALRQFKEQNHIVALDEEAKSAVEVIKDLESQINATQAALADANAQSANIQKKVGINSEQAIAMNSLNQSSGVQKVLEEFQQVEDQLAVQRTRLRENHPIIVDLKLKEAALKALLQGRIEGTGARQQVSSGKLQIGESKQKLNEDLIRSEKERSGLVSRLASLSEAQATYKQRVNILPKLEQEQRELERRLAAAQSTYETLLKKLQEVRVAVNQNIGNARIIEPSLVPKKPSLLKPAIIILLGNVLGILVAGATVVILEVKDTSIKTLKEALDLFGYTLLGVIPALNKKSIPRGKDKEWTVPELPVINNPYSPISEAYRMLQANLKFLSSDKALKVIVVTSSVSKEGKSTVSANLAAAIAQLERRVLLVDADMRRPLQHHIWELTNAAGLSDVIVGQAEFKAAVTQVMPNLDVLPSGVIPPNPLALLDSKRMASLVEYFSEHYDFVIIDAPPLVLAADALTLGKMADGVLLVARPGVGNSASAASAKQLLEQSCQNVLGLVVNGVSLENEHYAKEYFAEEDATTRELPKVNHKVV; translated from the coding sequence ATGGAATCTACAGAAGCTATAGATTTGGATTTTCACAAGATCTGGTTGATCCTAAAACGGCGTTGGTTGCCTGCTGTCAGCGTTTTTAGCTCTGTTGTTGGGCTAGCAATCTTGGCTGTCTTATTGCAGAAGCCAGTTTATAAAGCAGAAGGAAAGCTCTTGCTTAAGAAGATAGATCAGGCTTCTGCTGCAACAGGGCTGGGAGAACAGATAGGAGAATTGAATGCGTTAGCTCAACAATCTAACCCTCTCAAAACAGAGACAGAGGTAATTCGTTCCATACCTCTGGCACAAAAGTCTATAACTGAACTTAATCTCAAAGATGAAGACGGCGCTCCTCTCGAACCCGAAGACTTTCTGAAAAAACTGAAGATAAAACAGCTTGCGGCAACGGATGTGTTGCAACTTTCTTATCAAAGTACTGACCCTGAAGAAGGCGCAGCAGTAGTTAACAAACTGATGGACACTTATATAGAAAATAATGTCCTAACTAATCGGGCTGAGGCAGTTGCGGCTGTTGAGTTTATTGCTAAGCAGTTGCCTAAAACTGAGGCAACGGTTCGGCAAGCAGAAGCGGCGTTACGCCAATTTAAAGAACAGAACCACATTGTTGCCCTAGATGAGGAAGCGAAATCGGCAGTAGAGGTGATTAAGGATCTAGAAAGCCAAATTAACGCAACTCAGGCTGCACTGGCGGATGCAAATGCCCAGTCTGCAAATATTCAGAAGAAAGTGGGGATAAATTCAGAGCAGGCTATAGCGATGAACTCCCTTAACCAATCTTCTGGGGTACAAAAGGTACTGGAAGAATTTCAACAGGTAGAAGACCAGCTGGCAGTTCAGCGCACTCGCCTGCGAGAAAACCATCCCATCATAGTTGACCTGAAGCTTAAGGAAGCTGCTTTAAAAGCTTTGCTACAAGGGCGGATAGAAGGTACTGGTGCTCGACAACAAGTGTCTAGTGGAAAGTTGCAGATTGGTGAGAGCAAGCAAAAACTGAATGAAGACCTGATCAGATCGGAGAAGGAACGTTCGGGTTTGGTTAGTAGGTTGGCTTCACTCTCTGAAGCCCAAGCCACTTACAAACAAAGAGTGAATATCCTTCCTAAATTGGAACAGGAGCAACGGGAGCTAGAGCGACGACTTGCAGCTGCCCAATCTACGTATGAAACTCTGTTGAAAAAGCTCCAAGAAGTTAGGGTTGCAGTAAACCAAAACATTGGTAATGCCAGGATTATTGAGCCATCTCTGGTTCCTAAAAAGCCTTCGCTTCTTAAACCAGCCATCATCATACTCTTAGGGAATGTGCTGGGTATCCTGGTTGCTGGAGCTACTGTCGTAATTTTAGAAGTCAAAGACACATCAATCAAAACGCTCAAAGAGGCGCTGGATCTGTTTGGCTATACCTTGCTAGGAGTTATTCCTGCTTTGAATAAGAAATCTATTCCTCGTGGTAAGGATAAAGAATGGACGGTTCCAGAACTCCCTGTTATAAACAACCCCTACTCGCCGATTAGTGAAGCGTATCGGATGCTTCAAGCTAATCTGAAGTTTCTCAGTTCAGATAAAGCGCTAAAAGTTATTGTCGTCACGAGTTCTGTCTCTAAAGAGGGCAAGTCTACAGTTTCTGCTAATTTGGCTGCGGCAATAGCTCAATTGGAGCGGCGGGTCTTGTTGGTGGATGCAGATATGCGTCGTCCGTTGCAACACCATATATGGGAGCTAACGAATGCAGCAGGTCTGAGCGATGTTATTGTTGGTCAGGCAGAATTTAAGGCGGCTGTAACCCAAGTGATGCCTAACCTGGATGTTCTGCCCTCCGGGGTAATTCCTCCCAATCCATTAGCTCTGCTTGATTCCAAGCGAATGGCTTCGTTGGTTGAGTATTTTTCAGAACACTATGATTTCGTCATTATTGATGCGCCTCCGTTGGTGTTGGCAGCCGACGCTCTTACCTTAGGCAAGATGGCGGATGGTGTTTTGTTGGTAGCACGACCTGGGGTAGGGAATTCTGCCAGTGCTGCTAGTGCTAAACAGTTGTTGGAGCAATCGTGCCAGAACGTCTTAGGTTTAGTGGTCAATGGTGTAAGTCTGGAAAATGAACACTATGCCAAGGAATACTTTGCTGAAGAGGATGCTACAACTCGCGAATTACCTAAGGTTAATCACAAAGTAGTGTAG
- a CDS encoding transposase family protein, whose protein sequence is MNLIECLQQVPEFRAARGQRHPLWLVLLLIILGAMMGYWGYRPLAEFVEVYGEQLRRKLNLAQETKLPSYSTFRRVMQQLDFQALAASFSD, encoded by the coding sequence ATGAATCTGATTGAATGTCTTCAACAAGTGCCGGAGTTTCGTGCCGCTCGCGGTCAACGACATCCGCTGTGGCTGGTGCTGCTGCTAATTATCCTGGGTGCAATGATGGGCTACTGGGGGTATCGTCCCTTAGCCGAATTTGTCGAAGTCTATGGCGAGCAGTTGCGCCGCAAGTTAAATCTGGCACAAGAGACTAAGCTACCATCTTATTCCACGTTTCGACGGGTGATGCAGCAACTGGATTTTCAGGCTTTAGCAGCCAGTTTTAGTGACTAG
- a CDS encoding Uma2 family endonuclease, giving the protein MLPVVLNLATVNLTNEQFYRLCQVNRDLQLERTARGELVIVPPVGGRSGNREADLITELNIWNRQSRQGKVFSSSTVFKLPNGGDRSPDAAWVRLDHWENLTPEEQEGFPPICPDFVIELRSRTDSLQPLQEKMQEYLNSGLRLGWLINPQNEQAEIYRPDRAVEVVGFPVILSGENVLPGFILNLPF; this is encoded by the coding sequence ATGTTGCCTGTCGTTCTTAATCTAGCAACTGTAAACCTAACAAACGAGCAATTCTACCGTCTGTGTCAGGTAAATCGAGACTTGCAGCTGGAGCGAACCGCTAGAGGAGAGTTAGTAATCGTGCCACCTGTGGGAGGTAGAAGCGGTAATCGAGAAGCAGATTTAATTACCGAATTAAATATATGGAACCGCCAAAGCAGACAAGGCAAGGTTTTCAGCTCCTCAACCGTTTTTAAACTGCCTAATGGTGGAGATAGATCCCCTGATGCAGCTTGGGTCAGGTTAGACCACTGGGAGAATCTCACCCCAGAAGAACAAGAAGGATTTCCACCTATTTGTCCTGATTTTGTCATTGAACTAAGGTCACGCACAGATTCACTCCAACCGCTACAGGAAAAAATGCAGGAATACCTCAACAGTGGCTTGCGCTTAGGCTGGCTAATTAATCCTCAAAATGAGCAAGCGGAAATTTACCGTCCCGATCGCGCCGTAGAAGTTGTGGGATTTCCAGTCATCTTATCTGGCGAAAACGTTTTGCCTGGATTCATCCTCAACCTACCTTTTTGA
- a CDS encoding oligosaccharide flippase family protein, translated as MNLDKLKLWIGRFGKNSLARDTLWMLLAQGMRLVLQAAYFVIIARALGVEQYGAFVGATALVAIIAPFASFGGGNLLIKNVSRNRALFSEYWGNALFMSFVSGLGLMFFILFIAKTFLPKTISLLLIFLVAISDLIFARLLDTSGQAFQAVLWLSKTAQLNILPQATRLIAALSLVSFFPNPSALEWAFLYLISTAISALIAVLLVHRSLGFPKLTLSRIKPEILEGFYFSVSLSAQTIYNDIDKTMLARLSSLEATGIYAAAYRLIDVAFVPVSSILRAAYTKFFQHGVAGIGGSIGFAKRLLPIAASYSIASGIALFLLAPVVPYLLGNEYANSVEALRWLALLPLLKAMHYFAADALTGAGFQGWRSAIQVIIAVFNILVNLWLIPLYSWKGAAWSSLVSDAFLMLSLWLLVAYLSKQPVQIQRLEENDN; from the coding sequence ATGAATTTAGACAAGTTAAAACTCTGGATTGGTCGCTTTGGTAAGAACTCTTTGGCACGGGATACTTTATGGATGTTGCTTGCTCAAGGAATGCGTTTGGTTCTGCAAGCTGCCTACTTTGTCATTATTGCCCGAGCCCTGGGGGTAGAACAGTATGGAGCATTTGTTGGTGCAACAGCACTAGTGGCGATTATAGCTCCTTTTGCCAGTTTCGGAGGCGGGAATTTATTGATTAAAAATGTGTCTAGAAATAGAGCTTTATTTAGCGAATATTGGGGAAATGCTCTATTCATGAGTTTTGTTTCTGGGCTAGGATTAATGTTTTTTATACTATTTATAGCAAAAACTTTCTTGCCTAAAACAATTTCTCTATTGCTGATATTTTTAGTTGCTATAAGTGACTTAATTTTTGCTAGGCTTTTAGATACATCTGGTCAAGCTTTTCAGGCTGTGCTCTGGCTCAGTAAGACAGCTCAGCTTAATATTCTGCCACAAGCAACAAGGTTGATTGCAGCACTCTCTTTAGTTAGCTTCTTTCCAAATCCAAGTGCACTAGAATGGGCCTTTTTGTATCTTATTAGCACGGCAATTTCTGCATTGATTGCGGTTTTACTCGTTCATCGCTCATTAGGGTTTCCCAAACTAACGTTATCACGTATCAAGCCTGAGATTCTTGAGGGCTTTTACTTTTCAGTTAGCCTATCTGCTCAAACTATATATAACGATATAGATAAAACAATGTTAGCTCGCCTTTCATCGTTAGAAGCTACAGGTATATATGCAGCTGCTTACCGTTTGATTGATGTCGCATTTGTCCCTGTGAGTTCAATTTTGCGAGCTGCCTATACAAAGTTTTTTCAGCATGGAGTTGCTGGAATTGGCGGAAGCATAGGTTTTGCCAAGCGCCTGTTACCAATTGCAGCTAGCTATAGCATTGCCTCTGGAATTGCGTTATTTTTGCTAGCTCCAGTTGTGCCGTACTTGTTAGGTAATGAATACGCAAACTCAGTAGAAGCATTGCGTTGGTTAGCATTATTACCTCTTCTAAAAGCCATGCATTATTTTGCTGCAGATGCCCTCACGGGAGCCGGATTTCAAGGATGGCGTAGTGCAATACAGGTAATTATTGCTGTATTTAATATCTTAGTAAACCTGTGGCTGATTCCTCTTTATTCTTGGAAAGGAGCTGCATGGTCTAGTTTGGTTTCAGATGCTTTTCTAATGCTAAGCCTCTGGTTATTAGTAGCTTATCTCTCTAAGCAACCTGTTCAAATTCAAAGGCTTGAGGAGAATGATAATTAA
- a CDS encoding ISAs1 family transposase has protein sequence MQRLPGARTKSWTHCRERRLCVFDCLGEFAQEWAGLQRCISVERRGLRDGKAFAERQYYISSVATTAIEFQAIIRGHWTIENQLHWVKDVIFNEDHAPQRGKFAAANWSVVRNFFITFARSLGFTSIARAKRQLANQLDKIFPLLQ, from the coding sequence ATGCAGCGTTTACCAGGAGCAAGAACAAAGTCATGGACGCATTGTCGAGAGCGCCGTCTTTGCGTGTTTGACTGCTTGGGAGAATTTGCTCAAGAATGGGCAGGACTGCAACGATGCATTAGCGTCGAACGCCGAGGGCTCCGAGATGGAAAAGCATTTGCCGAGCGGCAGTACTACATTAGTAGTGTGGCAACGACAGCGATTGAGTTCCAGGCGATAATTCGCGGACATTGGACGATTGAAAACCAACTGCACTGGGTTAAGGATGTCATCTTCAATGAAGACCACGCGCCACAGCGAGGGAAATTTGCCGCTGCTAACTGGTCAGTAGTACGCAATTTCTTCATCACTTTTGCTCGCTCTTTGGGCTTCACCTCTATTGCTAGGGCAAAGCGCCAGTTAGCGAATCAGTTAGACAAGATTTTTCCTCTCCTACAATGA
- a CDS encoding DUF29 domain-containing protein, translating to MNTVKIAMTTQLPEVNQSALYDQDYCLWLETTVKLLRERRFEALDLDSLVEEIEGLAKADKRDLRNRLTILLETSDVDIAIYF from the coding sequence ATGAATACAGTCAAAATCGCTATGACTACTCAACTACCGGAAGTTAATCAATCGGCTCTTTACGACCAGGATTATTGTCTATGGTTAGAAACAACAGTCAAGCTGTTACGAGAGCGACGCTTTGAAGCGTTAGATCTAGATAGCCTAGTTGAGGAAATAGAAGGATTGGCTAAAGCCGACAAACGCGATCTCAGAAATCGATTAACTATACTACTAGAAACATCCGATGTGGACATTGCTATTTACTTCTAA
- a CDS encoding type II toxin-antitoxin system HicB family antitoxin: protein MKFQVVFTFDPEYQGYVATVPELPGCMSQGKTLDEAVTNIKDAITGYLHVQAMHGKPYTPNEFQSFIGEVAL from the coding sequence ATGAAATTCCAGGTTGTTTTCACTTTTGATCCAGAATATCAAGGTTATGTAGCTACTGTGCCGGAGCTCCCAGGATGCATGAGCCAGGGAAAGACCTTAGATGAAGCAGTTACTAACATAAAAGATGCTATCACTGGCTATCTTCATGTCCAGGCTATGCATGGTAAGCCTTACACTCCCAATGAATTCCAATCTTTCATTGGAGAAGTTGCACTCTGA
- a CDS encoding Calvin cycle protein CP12: MSNIQEQIEQEREQARLACDSKGDNSAECAAAWDAVEELQAEASHQRQVKPKNSLEQYCDDNPDAAECRVYDE; encoded by the coding sequence ATGAGCAACATCCAAGAACAAATCGAACAAGAGAGAGAGCAGGCTCGGCTTGCATGTGATTCCAAAGGCGATAACTCTGCGGAATGTGCAGCAGCTTGGGATGCTGTAGAAGAACTACAAGCAGAAGCATCTCACCAGCGGCAAGTTAAGCCAAAGAATTCTTTAGAACAGTATTGTGATGACAATCCTGACGCTGCTGAGTGCCGAGTATACGACGAATAG
- a CDS encoding DUF2281 domain-containing protein: MNTKELILQELEAVPELLLAEVLDFVRFLKAKQAQELENQQDLEDARTALIEAKAQGTVSLETFK, encoded by the coding sequence ATGAACACTAAAGAACTCATCCTCCAAGAACTCGAAGCCGTTCCAGAACTCCTACTAGCTGAGGTTTTAGACTTTGTTCGCTTCCTGAAGGCAAAGCAAGCACAAGAACTAGAAAACCAGCAAGACCTGGAAGATGCCCGTACTGCTCTAATAGAAGCCAAAGCGCAGGGAACTGTCTCTCTAGAGACTTTTAAGTAA
- a CDS encoding nucleotidyltransferase domain-containing protein, whose amino-acid sequence MARTVLDLTTEELLSYKPDRNSEQQVPLQRWEQAWELARQLAHLLRERFGATRVVAFGSLVRRECFSSWSDIDLAAWGVSASQFYQAVATVTDASQDFQVDLVDPADCRLAIRQSIEEEGIDL is encoded by the coding sequence ATGGCTAGAACCGTACTAGATTTAACTACTGAAGAATTACTTTCCTATAAGCCTGATAGAAACTCTGAGCAGCAGGTGCCCCTGCAACGGTGGGAGCAAGCTTGGGAATTAGCGCGTCAATTAGCACATTTACTCCGCGAGAGGTTTGGCGCTACCCGGGTGGTTGCTTTCGGCTCCCTCGTTCGCCGTGAGTGTTTTAGCTCCTGGTCAGACATAGATTTGGCTGCCTGGGGAGTTTCAGCTAGCCAGTTCTATCAGGCAGTGGCTACTGTTACTGATGCCAGTCAGGATTTCCAGGTGGATCTAGTAGATCCAGCAGATTGTCGGCTAGCAATACGCCAGTCCATTGAAGAGGAAGGAATTGACCTTTGA